The proteins below come from a single Pseudomonas chlororaphis genomic window:
- a CDS encoding isoleucyl-tRNA synthetase gives MLPSSADIASSLPPVLVGPLLRRLEPTRLVMWLVGTRPLALTLHIDAVGDLELDGPRCTVVPVGQHAFVHLIDVPLDSPLPQDVPIDYDLRVDGAPIAEWAPHLLYGEAQCPNFMLHSRIEQLVHGSCRKPHYPANDGLLCVDRLLAQDSAQRPALLMMSGDQVYADDVAGPMLRAIHALIERLGLFEECLDGAVVQDSARLYRHPASYYHRADLLPALESNETLRERFFGGARKPIFTSSSADNHLVTFAEVMAMYLLVWSPVPWTLITVVPPELTPERRQRYDLEQQRIDAFKAGLGGVARVFAQLSCLMIFDDHDITDDWNLSAQWEETAYGHPFSKRIIGNALIAYMLCQGWGNNPDAFADVLQQTLAVTATARDRYLDSAPQDKLIDTLLGFQQWHYVMPSTPALVVLDTRTRRWRSENNLKQPSGLLDWEALSELQQELLDHPSAIIVSPAPIFGVKLIETVQRVFSWCGYPLLVDAENWMAHRGAAQVILNIFRHSRTPGNYVVLSGDVHYSFVYEVLIPHRKGGPRIWQITSSGIKNEFPPALLEWFDRLNRWLYAPRSPLNWFTKRRSMRIVPHTPEHAEAGERLWNSAGIGQVFFNEQGQPAQIYQHNANGKPPTRMQAPKSPPT, from the coding sequence ATGTTGCCGTCTTCTGCTGACATTGCCTCTTCCCTGCCCCCTGTGCTGGTCGGTCCGCTGTTGCGGCGCCTGGAACCGACGCGGCTGGTGATGTGGCTGGTGGGCACGCGACCGCTGGCGTTGACGCTGCACATCGACGCAGTGGGCGATCTTGAGCTCGACGGGCCGCGTTGCACCGTGGTGCCGGTGGGGCAGCACGCGTTCGTCCATCTGATTGACGTGCCACTCGACAGCCCCCTGCCCCAGGACGTGCCGATCGATTACGACCTGCGGGTGGATGGCGCCCCGATTGCCGAATGGGCGCCGCACCTGTTGTATGGCGAGGCGCAGTGCCCGAACTTCATGCTGCATTCGCGCATCGAGCAACTGGTCCACGGCTCGTGCCGCAAGCCCCATTACCCGGCCAACGACGGCCTGCTGTGTGTCGACCGGCTGTTGGCACAGGACTCGGCACAACGGCCGGCGTTGCTGATGATGAGCGGCGACCAGGTTTACGCCGATGACGTCGCGGGCCCCATGTTGCGGGCGATCCATGCCTTGATCGAGCGCCTGGGCCTGTTCGAGGAATGCCTGGACGGTGCCGTGGTGCAAGACAGCGCCAGGCTCTACCGGCACCCGGCCAGTTATTACCATCGCGCCGATTTACTGCCGGCCCTGGAGAGCAACGAAACCCTGCGCGAGCGCTTCTTTGGCGGGGCGCGCAAACCGATTTTCACCAGCAGCAGCGCCGACAATCACCTGGTGACGTTCGCCGAGGTCATGGCGATGTACCTGCTGGTGTGGTCGCCGGTGCCCTGGACGCTGATCACCGTGGTGCCGCCCGAGCTGACCCCGGAGCGGCGCCAGCGCTATGACCTGGAACAGCAACGCATCGACGCCTTCAAGGCCGGACTGGGTGGCGTGGCGCGGGTGTTTGCGCAGCTGTCGTGCTTGATGATCTTCGACGATCACGACATCACCGACGACTGGAATCTGTCCGCGCAATGGGAGGAAACGGCCTATGGCCATCCGTTCTCCAAGCGCATCATCGGCAACGCCCTGATCGCCTACATGCTCTGCCAGGGTTGGGGCAATAACCCGGACGCCTTTGCCGACGTGCTCCAGCAAACCCTGGCCGTGACCGCCACCGCTCGCGACCGCTACCTCGACAGCGCGCCGCAGGACAAACTGATCGACACGCTGCTGGGCTTCCAGCAGTGGCACTACGTGATGCCGAGCACGCCGGCCCTGGTGGTGCTCGACACCCGCACCCGCCGCTGGCGCAGCGAGAACAACCTCAAGCAACCGTCCGGCCTGCTGGATTGGGAAGCCCTGAGCGAGTTGCAACAGGAACTGCTGGACCATCCTTCGGCGATCATCGTCTCGCCGGCGCCGATCTTCGGGGTGAAGCTGATCGAAACCGTGCAACGGGTGTTCAGTTGGTGCGGTTATCCGCTGTTGGTGGATGCGGAAAACTGGATGGCCCATCGCGGTGCGGCCCAAGTGATCCTGAACATTTTCCGACACTCGCGCACACCCGGTAATTACGTGGTGCTGTCAGGCGATGTGCATTATTCCTTCGTCTACGAGGTGCTTATCCCACACCGCAAGGGCGGCCCGCGCATCTGGCAGATCACCAGCAGCGGCATCAAGAATGAGTTCCCGCCGGCGCTGCTGGAATGGTTCGACCGCCTGAACCGCTGGCTCTACGCTCCGCGCTCGCCCCTGAACTGGTTCACCAAGCGCCGCAGCATGCGCATCGTTCCCCATACCCCGGAACATGCCGAGGCCGGCGAGCGCCTGTGGAACTCAGCGGGGATTGGCCAGGTGTTCTTCAATGAACAGGGACAACCGGCACAGATCTACCAGCACAACGCCAACGGCAAACCGCCAACCCGCATGCAGGCGCCGAAATCGCCGCCGACTTGA
- a CDS encoding 3-beta hydroxysteroid dehydrogenase, whose translation MKILVTGASGFIGGRFARFALEQGLDVRVNGRRAESVEHLVRRGAQFVQGDLSDPLLARDLCVDVEAVVHCAGSVGLWGRYQDFHQGNVEVTENVVEACLKQKVRRLVHLSSPSIYFDGRDHLGLTEEQVPKRFKHPYAATKYLAEQKVFGAQEFGLEVLALRPRFVTGAGDMSIFPRLLKMQRKGRLAIVGNGLNKVDFTSVQNLNEALLSSLLVTGSALGKAYNISNGAPVPLWDVVNYVMRQMQVPQVRRYRSYGLAYSVAALNEGFCRLWPGRPEPTLSRLGMQVMNRHFTLDISRARQYLDYDPQVSLWAALDEFCAWYKAQDAR comes from the coding sequence ATGAAAATTCTGGTTACCGGCGCGAGCGGCTTCATCGGCGGGCGCTTTGCGCGTTTCGCCCTGGAGCAGGGCCTGGATGTACGGGTCAACGGTCGCCGGGCCGAGAGCGTGGAGCACCTGGTGCGTCGCGGTGCGCAGTTTGTCCAGGGAGACCTGAGCGATCCGCTGCTGGCGCGTGACCTGTGCGTGGATGTCGAGGCCGTGGTGCATTGCGCCGGCTCTGTGGGGCTGTGGGGGCGTTACCAGGATTTTCACCAGGGCAATGTCGAGGTCACGGAAAATGTCGTCGAGGCTTGCCTCAAGCAGAAGGTTCGGCGGCTGGTCCACCTGTCGTCGCCGTCCATCTACTTCGACGGCCGTGACCACCTCGGGTTGACGGAAGAGCAAGTGCCCAAGCGCTTCAAGCACCCGTATGCCGCCACCAAGTATCTGGCCGAGCAGAAGGTGTTCGGTGCCCAGGAGTTCGGCCTCGAAGTGCTGGCCCTGCGCCCGCGTTTTGTCACCGGTGCCGGCGACATGAGCATTTTCCCGCGCCTGCTGAAGATGCAGCGCAAGGGGCGGTTGGCCATTGTGGGCAATGGGTTGAACAAAGTGGATTTCACCAGCGTGCAGAACCTCAATGAGGCGTTGCTCAGCAGCCTGCTCGTCACCGGTTCGGCCTTGGGCAAGGCCTACAACATCAGCAACGGCGCTCCGGTGCCGCTGTGGGATGTGGTCAATTACGTGATGCGCCAGATGCAAGTCCCACAGGTCAGGCGTTACCGTTCCTACGGGTTGGCTTATAGTGTTGCCGCCCTGAACGAAGGGTTCTGCAGATTATGGCCGGGCCGCCCCGAACCGACGCTGTCACGTCTGGGGATGCAGGTCATGAACAGGCACTTCACCCTGGACATCAGCCGGGCTCGGCAGTATCTCGATTACGACCCCCAGGTCAGCCTGTGGGCCGCGCTCGATGAGTTCTGTGCCTGGTACAAAGCCCAGGATGCCCGCTGA
- a CDS encoding C4-dicarboxylate ABC transporter — protein MLKRLCKTLACMLAISALGTAMAAEPIVIKFSHVVGEQTPKGQGALLFKQLVEERLPGKVRVEVYPNSTLYGDDKEMEALLLGDVQIIARSLAKFEQYTRTVQLFDLPFLFDDIAAVDRFQLSPEGQKLLKSMESKNVTGLAYWHNGMKQLSANKPLRSPDDARGLIFRVQVSAVLEEQFKVLGAKAQKMIFSVVYQALRTGLVNGTENPYSNFYDQKLHEVQKYVTETNHGVLDYMLITTSDFWNNLPPDIRSELDKIVVEVTAHVNQEADRLNQQDKQYVLDAKTTEIITLTPEERNAWRERLKPVWATFEKAIGPDLIKAAEASNKPQ, from the coding sequence ATGCTCAAACGCCTGTGCAAAACACTCGCCTGCATGCTGGCCATCAGTGCGCTGGGCACGGCCATGGCGGCCGAACCGATTGTCATCAAGTTCTCCCACGTGGTGGGCGAACAAACGCCCAAGGGCCAGGGCGCACTGCTGTTCAAGCAGTTGGTGGAGGAGCGATTGCCAGGCAAGGTCCGGGTCGAGGTGTACCCCAATTCCACGCTGTATGGCGATGACAAGGAGATGGAAGCCTTGCTGTTGGGGGATGTGCAGATCATTGCCCGGTCACTGGCGAAGTTCGAGCAGTACACCCGGACCGTGCAGTTGTTCGACTTGCCGTTCCTGTTTGACGACATTGCCGCCGTGGACCGCTTTCAACTGAGCCCCGAGGGCCAGAAGTTGCTCAAGTCCATGGAAAGCAAGAATGTCACCGGCTTGGCCTATTGGCACAACGGCATGAAGCAGTTGTCGGCCAACAAGCCCTTGCGCAGCCCCGACGATGCCCGTGGCTTGATATTCCGGGTGCAGGTTTCAGCGGTGCTGGAAGAACAGTTCAAGGTATTGGGCGCCAAGGCCCAGAAGATGATTTTCTCGGTGGTTTACCAAGCCTTGCGCACGGGCCTGGTCAACGGCACGGAGAATCCTTATTCGAACTTCTACGACCAGAAACTCCATGAAGTGCAGAAGTACGTCACCGAGACCAACCACGGCGTACTTGACTACATGTTGATCACCACCTCCGACTTCTGGAACAACCTGCCGCCGGACATTCGCAGCGAACTGGACAAGATCGTGGTGGAGGTGACGGCCCATGTGAACCAGGAAGCGGACCGGCTGAATCAGCAGGACAAGCAATATGTGCTCGACGCCAAGACCACCGAGATCATTACCCTCACCCCCGAAGAGCGCAACGCCTGGCGCGAACGGTTGAAGCCGGTGTGGGCGACGTTCGAGAAGGCGATCGGGCCAGACCTGATCAAGGCCGCCGAAGCGTCCAATAAGCCGCAGTAA
- a CDS encoding ATPase, with translation MPMRNDANDDFDDVPSLRMRADIPDDDDFPTHRPAHAQARPAAVAAAKVKGPSTGPLWALIGALVCAFGFLAWWSFQQISLMEQQLVATQESFARISEDAAGRLQDISGKVVAGQSNVMSDSEALKLQIKQLEGKLQDQARQFDSKLQEQYKLQQATFGPSADLDKELAQLIAQATEQQNTSIQLQAANKELQAQVKALSTEMTALKNQGEGGALDAQLKSIGADITALKRATSNSALERLEQDVIVLKSQQDNGGNTAEFDAFRGQVTRNINTLQAQIQHLQQQLSARAQ, from the coding sequence ATGCCCATGCGTAACGATGCCAACGACGACTTCGACGATGTACCGAGCCTGCGGATGCGCGCCGACATCCCCGATGACGATGACTTCCCGACCCACCGCCCGGCCCACGCGCAGGCGCGGCCGGCAGCCGTTGCCGCAGCCAAGGTCAAGGGCCCCAGCACCGGGCCGTTGTGGGCGTTGATCGGCGCCTTGGTGTGTGCGTTCGGCTTCCTGGCCTGGTGGAGCTTCCAGCAGATTTCCCTGATGGAACAGCAGCTGGTGGCGACCCAGGAAAGTTTTGCGCGCATCAGCGAGGATGCGGCAGGGCGGCTGCAGGATATTTCCGGCAAGGTGGTGGCTGGGCAATCCAATGTCATGAGCGACAGCGAAGCCTTGAAGCTGCAGATCAAGCAGCTGGAAGGCAAGCTCCAGGACCAGGCTCGGCAGTTCGACAGCAAGTTGCAGGAGCAGTACAAACTCCAGCAGGCCACGTTCGGTCCGTCCGCCGACCTGGACAAGGAGCTGGCCCAGCTCATTGCCCAGGCCACTGAGCAGCAGAACACCAGTATCCAGTTGCAGGCTGCCAACAAGGAGCTCCAGGCCCAGGTCAAGGCGTTGTCGACTGAAATGACGGCCCTGAAGAACCAAGGCGAGGGCGGAGCGCTGGATGCCCAGCTCAAGAGTATCGGCGCCGACATCACGGCGCTTAAGCGAGCCACCTCCAACTCGGCCCTCGAACGGCTGGAACAGGACGTGATCGTTCTCAAGAGCCAGCAGGACAACGGCGGCAACACCGCCGAATTCGACGCCTTCCGCGGCCAGGTCACCCGCAACATCAACACCCTGCAAGCGCAGATCCAACACCTGCAACAGCAACTCAGCGCTCGCGCCCAGTAA
- a CDS encoding LysR family transcriptional regulator, translating to MFDYKLLSALAAVVEQAGFERAAQVLGLSQSAISQRIKLLEARVGQPVLVRATPPAPTEIGRRLLNHVQQVRLLERDLQSLVPALDEEGLPERLRIALNADSLATWWAAALGDFCARQHVLLDLVVEDQTVGLKRMRAGEVAACVCASERPVAGARSVLLGAMRYRALASPAFIARYFPDGVRADQLAHTPALVFGPDDFLQHRYLASLGVEGGFEHHLCPSSEGFIRLAEAGLGWGLVPELQVREQLAQGTLVNLLADKPIDVPLYWHHWRNGGQLLGALTEQLIRSSRQWLVPWAPS from the coding sequence ATGTTCGACTACAAATTGCTTTCCGCCCTCGCCGCCGTGGTCGAGCAGGCCGGTTTCGAGCGGGCGGCTCAGGTGCTGGGCTTGTCGCAATCGGCCATTTCCCAAAGGATCAAGTTGCTGGAGGCACGCGTCGGCCAACCGGTCCTGGTGCGTGCCACGCCACCGGCGCCGACGGAGATCGGCCGGCGCCTGCTCAACCACGTGCAGCAAGTGCGTCTGTTGGAGCGAGACCTGCAAAGCCTGGTGCCGGCGCTGGATGAAGAAGGCCTGCCCGAGCGCTTGCGCATCGCCTTGAACGCCGACAGCCTGGCGACCTGGTGGGCGGCGGCGCTGGGCGATTTCTGCGCCCGGCAGCATGTGCTGCTCGACCTGGTGGTGGAGGACCAGACTGTCGGCCTCAAGCGCATGCGTGCGGGGGAAGTGGCGGCGTGCGTCTGCGCCAGCGAGCGTCCGGTGGCCGGTGCACGCAGCGTGCTGCTGGGTGCCATGCGTTACCGCGCGCTGGCCAGCCCGGCGTTCATCGCCCGGTACTTCCCCGACGGCGTGCGCGCCGATCAACTGGCCCACACCCCAGCCTTGGTGTTCGGTCCGGACGACTTCCTGCAACACCGCTACCTCGCGTCCCTGGGCGTCGAAGGCGGTTTTGAACACCATTTGTGCCCGTCGTCCGAAGGGTTCATTCGCCTTGCCGAAGCCGGTCTCGGCTGGGGCCTGGTGCCGGAATTGCAGGTGCGTGAACAACTGGCCCAGGGCACGCTGGTGAACTTGCTGGCAGATAAACCGATCGATGTGCCGTTGTACTGGCATCATTGGCGCAATGGTGGGCAGTTGCTCGGTGCGTTGACCGAACAATTGATCCGTTCCTCCCGGCAGTGGCTGGTGCCTTGGGCACCGTCCTAG
- a CDS encoding Cro/Cl family transcriptional regulator: MDSRQSSFPALPKPDASVSDGRVLLDAASLKGLRKQHGLSQETLAEACLNRHLCVSIASIKRAETGKPVLYRTARHLATAFDVDVSALLGPSASAALVDIEQAVLALHDQAFAQHALNQADETVIRYVLELSFGLDTQGLGDEVERLVRQFGGVPLGMTQGVVIAQFGSPQAYRSDSERGLLCALALSREAFVKPGHALLLRLVRLSAESPELHTEALSLAHQPLQDRYGHAPVYVAQNLLEQLASRFEFYAADEVFPAYRKCRRPRSLDENAPRPLVGRAIEVLQFKGVIEATQECQDGHVVYVRGMAGIGKTRLVSEFVDIARQSGFACHRGDVLDFGMNSSLWPLGQLLHSLLGLGPVGAGQLEEALSRLKVAAEHRMFLHVLTGIGAAEPPALYAAMSNQARTQGLFQAMCEVVLRLAVHQPLLICLEDLHWGDSALFAMLAKLLNATDEAPIVWLLTSRPEGDPLENQIRAGASHPMSLLDIAPIRAREATALADQFTDVDPRYRADCVTRAQGNPLYLTQLLSSEEGVFPDSLRHLVQTRFDKLAPDQRRALHYAAVLGNRFELTLWREALGQATYLPTADMRQGLLREVEPGSFVFVHDLVMHCLYDAMPTALREQLHRDVARLYRERDRTLHAQHLLRGNDPAAFDALLAAMDEKRLACQYDSVLALARQCAAFDARTRHHFPFALLCGQACAGLGQTAEAREHFQQALALAVQPQDRIDAALGLAAALNTLDCLDEEERLIEATLPIARTLHAHIALAQLHQLRGNIYFPRGDYAECRRLHEEALSYARIGRHLESEAKALSGIGDSYYAQGRMQTAYEVFDQCVRLCERHGLVHVEASNRSARGSAQLYLGQPEPALRDAGDAIECSRKIGNHRAEVFSRLTASWGLVASGQAQAAEQQLSGALELARNLGASRFEAILLEGLARVALHHGDRERAQALIIDAAGLVERFELQRYIGPWVYGSLAMIVDDSPLSEQALLKGEAQLTQACLAHNALRFRVAAAETCLLAGDVERATWQAEQMAALPQASSCAWVSHHVQVIDGAGRALRGETMPKGLWEDGQRLGFGNTMPRLRALLG, encoded by the coding sequence ATGGACTCCAGACAAAGCTCGTTTCCAGCCCTGCCCAAGCCCGACGCCTCCGTATCGGACGGTCGCGTATTGCTGGACGCCGCCTCGTTGAAAGGCCTGCGCAAACAGCACGGCCTGAGCCAGGAAACCCTGGCCGAAGCCTGTCTGAACCGACACCTGTGCGTGTCCATTGCCTCGATCAAGCGCGCCGAAACCGGTAAGCCGGTGCTCTACCGCACGGCCCGTCACCTGGCCACGGCGTTCGATGTCGATGTCAGCGCGCTGCTCGGGCCATCCGCCTCGGCGGCGCTGGTCGACATCGAACAGGCCGTGCTCGCGCTGCACGACCAGGCCTTTGCGCAACACGCGTTGAACCAGGCCGACGAGACCGTCATCCGATATGTGCTGGAGCTGTCCTTCGGTCTCGATACCCAGGGGCTGGGCGACGAGGTCGAGCGGTTGGTGCGCCAGTTCGGCGGTGTCCCGCTCGGGATGACCCAAGGCGTGGTGATCGCCCAGTTCGGTTCCCCCCAGGCGTACCGCAGTGACAGCGAGCGCGGCTTACTCTGCGCGCTGGCGCTGAGCCGGGAGGCGTTCGTCAAGCCGGGGCACGCCTTGTTGCTGCGGCTGGTGCGCTTGAGTGCCGAAAGCCCGGAGCTGCACACCGAGGCGCTTTCGCTGGCCCACCAGCCGCTGCAGGATCGCTACGGGCATGCGCCGGTGTACGTCGCCCAGAACCTGCTCGAACAGCTGGCCTCACGGTTTGAGTTCTACGCCGCCGACGAGGTATTTCCCGCCTATCGAAAATGCCGGCGCCCGCGCAGCCTCGACGAAAACGCGCCCCGCCCGCTGGTGGGCCGGGCGATTGAAGTGTTGCAGTTCAAGGGCGTGATCGAGGCCACCCAGGAATGCCAGGACGGCCATGTGGTGTACGTGCGTGGAATGGCCGGCATCGGCAAGACCCGCCTGGTCAGTGAGTTTGTCGACATCGCCCGACAGAGCGGCTTCGCCTGCCACCGCGGCGATGTGCTGGATTTCGGCATGAACAGCAGCCTCTGGCCGCTGGGACAGTTGCTCCACAGCCTGCTCGGCCTGGGGCCGGTTGGCGCGGGTCAGTTGGAGGAGGCATTGTCGCGCCTGAAAGTCGCGGCCGAGCATCGGATGTTTCTTCACGTGTTGACGGGCATTGGCGCGGCCGAACCGCCCGCTCTCTACGCGGCGATGAGCAACCAGGCCCGCACCCAGGGGTTGTTCCAGGCCATGTGTGAGGTGGTGCTGCGCCTCGCGGTGCACCAGCCCCTGCTGATCTGCCTTGAAGACCTGCACTGGGGCGACAGCGCGCTGTTTGCCATGCTGGCCAAGCTGCTCAACGCCACGGACGAGGCGCCGATCGTCTGGCTGCTGACGTCACGCCCCGAAGGCGACCCGCTGGAAAACCAGATCCGCGCCGGCGCCAGCCACCCCATGAGCCTACTGGACATCGCGCCGATCCGCGCCCGCGAAGCCACCGCCCTGGCGGATCAGTTCACCGACGTCGACCCGCGCTATCGGGCCGACTGTGTCACCCGCGCCCAGGGCAACCCGCTGTACCTGACACAACTGTTGTCGAGTGAGGAAGGCGTGTTCCCCGACAGCCTGCGGCACCTGGTCCAGACCCGCTTCGACAAACTCGCCCCCGACCAGCGCCGCGCCTTGCACTACGCCGCCGTCCTGGGCAACCGCTTCGAACTGACGCTCTGGCGCGAAGCCCTGGGCCAGGCCACTTACCTGCCGACGGCGGACATGCGCCAGGGGCTGTTGCGCGAGGTCGAGCCGGGAAGCTTCGTGTTCGTCCATGACCTGGTCATGCATTGCCTCTACGACGCCATGCCCACCGCCCTGCGCGAACAACTGCACCGCGACGTGGCACGGCTCTACCGCGAGCGCGACCGGACACTCCACGCCCAGCACCTGCTACGGGGCAACGACCCGGCGGCGTTCGACGCATTGCTGGCGGCCATGGACGAAAAGCGCCTCGCCTGCCAGTACGACAGCGTCCTGGCGCTGGCCCGCCAATGCGCGGCCTTCGACGCGCGCACGCGCCACCACTTCCCGTTCGCCCTGTTGTGCGGCCAGGCTTGTGCCGGCCTCGGCCAGACCGCCGAGGCGCGGGAGCATTTCCAGCAGGCGCTGGCCTTGGCGGTACAGCCCCAAGACCGAATCGACGCCGCCCTCGGCCTCGCGGCCGCCCTCAACACCCTGGATTGCCTGGACGAAGAAGAACGCCTGATCGAAGCCACCCTGCCGATCGCCCGCACGCTGCACGCCCACATCGCCCTCGCACAGTTGCATCAATTGCGCGGCAACATCTACTTCCCCCGTGGCGACTACGCCGAATGCCGCCGGCTGCACGAAGAAGCCTTGTCCTATGCGCGCATCGGTCGCCACCTGGAAAGCGAAGCCAAGGCCCTGAGTGGCATCGGCGATTCCTACTACGCACAAGGCCGGATGCAAACCGCCTACGAAGTGTTCGACCAATGCGTACGCCTGTGCGAACGCCATGGGCTGGTCCACGTGGAAGCGAGCAACCGCAGCGCCCGGGGCTCGGCGCAGCTTTACCTGGGCCAACCCGAACCCGCCTTACGCGACGCCGGCGACGCCATCGAATGCAGCCGCAAGATCGGCAACCACCGCGCCGAAGTGTTCTCCCGCCTGACCGCCTCCTGGGGCCTGGTCGCAAGCGGCCAGGCCCAGGCGGCCGAGCAACAACTGAGCGGCGCACTGGAACTGGCCCGCAACCTCGGCGCCAGCCGTTTCGAAGCGATATTGCTCGAAGGCCTGGCGCGCGTGGCGCTGCACCACGGCGATCGCGAGCGAGCACAGGCCCTGATCATCGACGCGGCCGGCCTGGTCGAACGTTTCGAGTTGCAACGCTACATCGGCCCGTGGGTCTACGGCAGCCTGGCGATGATCGTCGACGACTCGCCCCTGAGCGAGCAGGCACTGCTCAAGGGCGAAGCCCAACTCACCCAGGCCTGCCTGGCCCACAACGCCCTGCGCTTTCGCGTGGCGGCGGCGGAAACCTGCCTGCTGGCCGGCGATGTTGAACGGGCGACCTGGCAGGCAGAACAGATGGCCGCGCTGCCGCAGGCCTCGTCGTGCGCCTGGGTCAGTCACCATGTGCAGGTGATTGACGGCGCGGGGCGAGCGTTACGCGGCGAGACCATGCCCAAGGGCCTGTGGGAGGACGGACAGCGGCTGGGGTTTGGCAACACGATGCCTCGCTTGAGGGCGTTGCTGGGCTGA
- a CDS encoding lactoylglutathione lyase encodes MRNFTIQHIDHIVLRVKDMERSLAFYTSVLGCELRKRRDDLGMLHLGTGVSMIDLVDVEGPLGRPGGPAADKQRRNVDHFCLRIEPFDEAAILAHLASNGVEAEKAQVRYGAQGQGPSIYCLDPDGNQIELKGPAQEP; translated from the coding sequence ATGAGGAACTTCACGATTCAGCACATCGATCACATCGTCCTGCGGGTCAAGGACATGGAGCGTAGCCTGGCGTTCTATACGTCGGTGCTCGGCTGCGAACTCAGGAAGCGTCGAGATGACCTTGGCATGCTCCATCTCGGTACAGGCGTCTCGATGATCGATCTGGTGGATGTCGAAGGGCCGCTGGGGCGCCCGGGCGGTCCGGCCGCCGATAAGCAGCGTCGAAATGTCGACCACTTCTGCCTGCGCATCGAGCCCTTCGATGAAGCCGCGATCCTCGCGCATCTGGCGTCCAACGGCGTCGAGGCCGAGAAAGCGCAGGTGCGATACGGCGCGCAAGGCCAGGGCCCGTCGATCTACTGCCTCGACCCGGATGGCAACCAGATCGAATTGAAAGGCCCTGCTCAAGAGCCGTAA
- a CDS encoding transposase, with amino-acid sequence MPWNRESPMDQRIKLIGDWLQGSYSKSELARHYGLSRPTLDKWLARYEAHGIDGLKELSRRPHTSPFKISDEVLELLIAYKREHHSWGPEKLVHNLKIDHPNLSWPTVSTAGEWLKRAGLVQKRRFLNRPPAGKNPLRDATGPNQTWAADFKGDFALQNGQRCYPLTITDHVSRFLLLCRAQGSVAGAREGFDWAFREYGLPDVIRTDNGSPFASTGISRISSLAAWWIRLGIHPERIQPGRPDQNGRHERMHRTLKAALLHAPERNLVEQQLAFEQFRQEFNYVRPHKALEMKVPADLYEPSKRQYDGRVPEADYAADMTIRMVRQNGSMKWKGKMIFVSESLAGEALGLKEVDDDVWDIYLCSYLLGRLKSGESRLSSQQKRKRCPRFQL; translated from the coding sequence ATGCCCTGGAATCGAGAGTCCCCGATGGATCAACGAATCAAACTCATAGGCGACTGGCTGCAAGGCAGCTACTCCAAGAGCGAGCTGGCCCGTCACTACGGGCTCAGCCGACCCACTTTGGACAAATGGCTTGCACGCTACGAGGCGCACGGCATTGATGGGCTAAAGGAGCTGTCACGGCGCCCACATACGAGCCCTTTCAAAATCAGCGACGAGGTGCTTGAGCTGCTAATCGCGTACAAGCGCGAGCATCACAGCTGGGGGCCTGAGAAGTTGGTGCATAACCTTAAGATCGACCATCCAAACCTGTCTTGGCCCACTGTCAGCACGGCAGGCGAGTGGCTTAAGCGAGCAGGTCTGGTGCAAAAGCGCCGTTTCCTCAATCGACCGCCAGCAGGAAAAAATCCGCTGCGTGACGCCACTGGGCCTAATCAGACATGGGCCGCAGACTTCAAAGGTGACTTCGCGCTTCAGAACGGCCAACGTTGTTACCCTCTGACCATTACCGATCACGTCAGCCGATTTCTATTGCTGTGCAGAGCACAAGGCAGCGTTGCCGGTGCCCGCGAAGGATTTGACTGGGCGTTTCGGGAGTACGGTTTACCTGACGTAATCCGTACAGATAATGGCTCTCCTTTTGCCTCTACCGGCATTTCACGCATATCCAGTCTGGCCGCGTGGTGGATACGTTTAGGGATTCATCCGGAGCGAATCCAGCCGGGGCGGCCTGACCAGAATGGCCGTCACGAACGCATGCATCGAACACTCAAGGCTGCTTTGCTTCATGCACCTGAACGTAACCTGGTGGAGCAACAGCTGGCATTCGAACAGTTTCGACAGGAATTCAATTACGTGCGACCTCACAAGGCCCTAGAGATGAAAGTTCCTGCGGACCTCTATGAGCCATCAAAGCGGCAGTACGATGGGCGCGTGCCTGAGGCGGATTACGCGGCGGACATGACGATCCGTATGGTTAGGCAGAACGGGTCGATGAAATGGAAAGGCAAGATGATTTTCGTCAGCGAATCTCTGGCCGGTGAGGCGCTAGGACTCAAAGAAGTGGACGATGATGTGTGGGATATTTACCTCTGCAGCTACCTTTTAGGTAGGCTGAAAAGCGGCGAAAGCCGCCTTTCAAGCCAACAGAAACGTAAACGATGTCCCCGGTTTCAATTGTAA